A region of Saccharomyces mikatae IFO 1815 strain IFO1815 genome assembly, chromosome: 12 DNA encodes the following proteins:
- the CCW12 gene encoding Ccw12p (similar to Saccharomyces cerevisiae YDR134C (Scer_YGOB_YDR134C) and CCW12 (YLR110C); ancestral locus Anc_8.301), whose translation MQFSTVASIAAVAAVASAAANVTTATVSEEHTTLVTITSCEDHVCSETVSPALVSTATVTVDDVITQYTTWCPLTTEAPKNGTTSTAAPVKPTEAPKNTTSAAPTHSVTSYTGAAAKALPAAGALLAGAAALLL comes from the coding sequence ATGCAATTCTCTACTGTCGCTTCTATCGCCGCTGTCGCCGCTGTCGCCTCTGCCGCTGCTAACGTTACCACTGCTACCGTCAGCGAAGAACACACCACCTTGGTCACCATCACTTCTTGTGAAGACCACGTCTGTTCTGAAACTGTCTCTCCAGCTTTGGTTTCTACTGCTACCGTCACCGTCGATGACGTTATCACTCAATACACCACCTGGTGTCCATTGACCACTGAAGCCCCAAAGAACGGTACTACTTCTACTGCTGCTCCAGTTAAGCCAACTGAAGCTCCAAAGAACACCACCTCTGCTGCTCCAACCCACTCTGTCACCTCTTACACTGGTGCTGCCGCTAAGGCTTTGCCAGCTGCTGGTGCTTTGTTGGCTGGTGCCGCTGCTTTGTTGTTGTAA
- the AHP1 gene encoding thioredoxin peroxidase AHP1 (similar to Saccharomyces cerevisiae AHP1 (YLR109W); ancestral locus Anc_8.300) — protein MSNLVNKQFPAGDYKFQYIAISQTDADSEACKMPQTVEWSKLISENKKVIITGAPAAFSPTCTVSHIPGYINYLDELVKEKEVDQVIVVTVDNPFANQAWAKSLGVKDTTHIKFASDPGCAFTKSIGFELAVGDGVFWSGRWAMVVENGVVTYAAKETNPGTDVTVSSVESVLAHL, from the coding sequence atgtcCAACTTAGTTAACAAACAATTCCCAGCTGGCGACTACAAATTTCAATACATTGCTATCAGCCAAACTGATGCCGACAGCGAAGCCTGTAAGATGCCACAAACAGTTGAATGGTCCAAATTGATTTCCGAAAACAAGAAGGTCATCATCACCGGTGCTCCAGCTGCTTTCTCCCCAACTTGTACCGTCAGCCATATCCCAGGTTACATCAACTACTTGGATGAATTGgttaaggaaaaagaagttgaCCAAGTTATCGTCGTTACTGTTGACAACCCATTTGCCAACCAAGCTTGGGCTAAGAGCTTAGGTGTTAAGGATACTACACATATCAAGTTTGCCTCTGACCCAGGTTGTGCTTTCACCAAGTCCATTGGTTTCGAATTGGCCGTCGGTGACGGTGTTTTCTGGAGTGGTAGATGGGCCATGGTTGTTGAAAACGGTGTCGTTACTTACGCTGCTAAGGAAACCAACCCAGGTACCGATGTTACTGTTTCCTCTGTCGAAAGTGTTTTGGCTCATCTGTAA
- the SMKI12G1790 gene encoding uncharacterized protein (similar to Saccharomyces cerevisiae YDR132C and YLR108C; ancestral locus Anc_8.299): MGQKSETVVFANQLETTPDLLPNNDVYKIRIGQRLFEVSGAALNSDAPNFFTQFFNVHDKDTVLFVDRSEDVFIMIYRHLQGYFPEIKNEILFSALFTDALYFQLPRLVKLIKEYEYYFTNVGGVPFKVPKSLFRQEGNRQNYFEMISRTYYKEIERWESDKRLDFPPLQPPSYIARSPEFFQDILSLLGGAELELSENRTASLIKECRFYQFNRLEQELVKSKTTYNPLSNCQEICIALNNVSKNGVTIEALSSPYTENQSVAVASYLNENSGKKTQTASTKAEAESHNNEDFGPPTKKVRQSIDKHERHWNMVKYQRPYIDTFSRELIFQLHSNQCKIIFNKKDKTVHVDLSKEAAETFERKFSEILLEASGIKIDLSEYKVKLRDSQMQMEFHLIIPACVSICDLVVNGAKCCNIFSLVNDSKCKERVLDCTNLKVLNCVHGLKLHLSKSMWKLGINKGKIILIAVKAEAFSGTKEYCKMINFL, encoded by the coding sequence ATGGGTCAAAAAAGCGAGACTGTAGTTTTTGCAAACCAGCTAGAAACTACGCCTGATCTTTTGCCTAATAATGATGTTTACAAGATTAGGATTGGCCAAAGGCTGTTTGAGGTTTCAGGTGCTGCGCTAAATTCGGATGCACCCAATTTTTTCACCCAGTTCTTCAATGTGCATGATAAGGATACCGTTCTGTTTGTTGATAGATCTGAAGACGTATTTATCATGATCTACAGGCATTTACAAGGTTACTTTCCTGAAATTAAGAACGAGATACTCTTTTCTGCTCTTTTCACGGACGCGTTATATTTCCAATTACCAAGACTAGTCAAACTCATCAAGGAATACGAATACTACTTCACCAACGTTGGAGGGGTCCCTTTCAAAGTGCCGAAGTCATTGTTTCGTCAGGAAGGCAATCGGCAGAATTATTTCGAGATGATTTCTCGTACATACTATAAAGAGATTGAGCGATGGGAGTCGGATAAGAGGTTGGACTTCCCGCCTTTACAACCGCCTTCGTATATTGCCAGATCCCCAGAATTTTTCCAAGAtatattatctttattaGGTGGTGCCGAATTGGAATTATCTGAAAATAGAACTGCATCATTAATCAAAGAATGTCGATTTTACCAGTTTAACAGACTAGAGCAAGAATTGGTCAAGTCAAAAACCACCTATAATCCCTTAAGCAATTGTCAAGAAATCTGTATAGCTCTTAACAATGTTTCTAAAAATGGTGTAACTATAGAAGCGTTATCGTCACCTTATACTGAAAACCAATCTGTAGCTGTAGCTAGTTACCTCAATGAAAATTCAGGGAAAAAAACCCAAACTGCAAGTACCAAAGCCGAAGCTGAGTCGCACAACAATGAGGATTTCGGACCACCAACTAAAAAGGTAAGACAGTCAATTGACAAGCATGAAAGACACTGGAATATGGTAAAATACCAAAGACCCTATATCGATACATTTTCCCGTGAGCTTATTTTCCAATTACATTCTAACCAGTGCAAGataatattcaataaaaaggaTAAAACAGTTCATGTAGACCTATCCAAAGAGGCTGCAGAAAcgtttgaaagaaaattctcTGAAATTCTATTGGAAGCGTCGGGTATTAAAATTGATCTGTCCGAATATAAAGTCAAACTTCGTGACAGTCAAATGCAAATGGAATTTCATTTAATCATCCCAGCATGCGTCTCCATTTGTGACTTGGTGGTTAACGGCGCGAAATGCTGcaatattttctcattaGTCAACGACTCCAAATGTAAGGAGAGGGTCTTAGATTGCACtaatttgaaagttttaAATTGTGTCCATGGCTTGAAACTACATTTATCGAAATCTATGTGGAAGTTGGGAATAAATAAGGGAAAAATTATCCTAATTGCTGTCAAAGCCGAGGCGTTTTCAGGGACGAAAGAATACTGCAAGATGATTAATTTTCTGTAA
- the REX3 gene encoding RNA exonuclease (similar to Saccharomyces cerevisiae REX3 (YLR107W); ancestral locus Anc_8.296), whose product MGSLLRPVDLVNQPLGFQERHKILQKLFKQLQKAYAHTKRTNIDLERLATRLEVHVAKNSLSGQSYKFNMSILLRDILKYKGDLSKVKINGRPLKGSKPCLYSNSNTGHITTKSKAMEALKSLILDVKALEKNGYIVEEMQNEVNDDNNAQLYAPCLRCNTNFKKIDIMEKTLCRYHPSKRIYNRDTRSHQYPCCGETTNSVSFLRLGCKTFLHHVFRGESYNELCRISKFSSTEHIDGVENVLSLDCEMAFTSLGYEMIRLTIVDFFTGRTLFDHVIQPIGDIVDLNSDYSGVHEIDRTKCPTYQEALAIFLSENLINKNSILVGHGLENDLNVMRIFHDKVIDTAILYSKSKFKVSLKNLAFEVLSRKIQNGEHDSSQDAIATMDVVKVKIGISPRQTTWKE is encoded by the coding sequence ATGGGGAGTTTGTTGAGGCCAGTTGATCTGGTAAACCAGCCACTGGGATTTCAAGAAAGGCATAAGATTTTGCAGAAATTATTCAAGCAATTACAAAAGGCGTACGCACATACGAAAAGAACCAACATCGACCTTGAAAGACTTGCAACTCGCCTGGAAGTGCACGTAGCCAAAAACAGCTTGTCTGGTCAGAGTTACAAGTTTAACATGAGCATTTTGTTGCGAGATATACTTAAATACAAGGGAGATCTCTCGAAGGTCAAAATCAATGGGCGTCCCCTCAAAGGATCCAAGCCCTGCCTATACTCAAATAGCAATACAGGGCATATCACTACAAAGTCAAAAGCGATGGAAGCTCTGAAGTCTCTTATTTTGGATGTGAAGgctttggaaaaaaatgggtaTATTGTTGAGGAGATGCAAAATGAAgttaatgatgataataatgcCCAACTGTATGCACCTTGTTTGCGATGCAATacaaatttcaagaaaatagatATCATGGAAAAAACCCTATGCAGATATCATCCGTCAAAGAGAATATATAACAGAGACACCAGGAGCCATCAATATCCATGCTGCGGCGAAACAACCAACTccgtttcttttctaagaCTGGGGTGCAAAACGTTTCTTCATCATGTGTTTCGAGGAGAATCGTATAATGAGCTGTGTAGAATTTCCAAGTTCTCCAGTACGGAACACATTGATGGCGTAGAGAATGTTCTTTCTCTTGACTGTGAAATGGCTTTCACATCCTTGGGCTATGAGATGATACGTTTGACAATTGTAGACTTTTTCACCGGAAGGACACTATTTGACCATGTCATTCAACCAATAGGGGACATTGTAGATTTAAATTCCGACTATAGCGGCGTCCATGAGATTGATCGAACCAAATGCCCAACGTACCAGGAGGCACTTGCTATATTCTTATCGGaaaatttaataaataAGAATAGTATCCTTGTAGGCCACGGGCTTGAGAATGATTTAAATGTTATGAGAATATTTCATGATAAAGTAATAGATACGGCAATTCTTTACTCAAAATCAAAGTTCAAGGtgtctttgaagaatttagCGTTTGAAGTTTTAAGTAGAAAAATCCAAAATGGCGAGCATGATAGTTCTCAAGATGCAATAGCTACAATGGATGTTGTCAAAGTTAAGATAGGTATTTCTCCAAGACAAACCACTTGGAAAGAATAA
- the HOG1 gene encoding mitogen-activated protein kinase HOG1 (similar to Saccharomyces cerevisiae HOG1 (YLR113W); ancestral locus Anc_8.302): MATNEEFIRTQIFGTVFEITNRYNDLNPVGMGAFGLVCSATDTLTSQPVAIKKIMKPFSTAVLAKRTYRELKLLKHLRHENLICLQDIFLSPLEDIYFVTELQGTDLHRLLQTRPLEKQFVQYFLYQILRGLKYVHSAGVIHRDLKPSNILINENCDLKICDFGLARIQDPQMTGYVSTRYYRAPEIMLTWQKYDVEVDIWSAGCIFAEMIEGKPLFPGKDHVHQFSIITDLLGSPPKDVINTICSENTLKFVTSLPHRDPISFSERFKTVEPDAVDLLEKMLVFDPKKRITAADALAHPYLAPYHDPTDEPVADAKFDWHFNDADLPVDTWRVMMYSEILDFHKIGGSDGQIDISATFDDQVAAATAAAAQAQAQAQAQVQLNMSAHSHNGAGTTANNRSDIVGGNKVADHVAANDTITDYGNQAIQYANEFQQ, translated from the coding sequence atgGCTACGAACGAGGAATTCATTAGGACGCAAATATTCGGTACGGTTTTCGAAATCACAAATAGATACAATGATTTGAACCCTGTTGGGATGGGGGCATTTGGGTTGGTTTGCTCAGCCACGGACACCTTAACGTCTCAACCAGTTGCTATTAAGAAAATCATGAAACCTTTTTCCACTGCTGTGCTAGCTAAAAGAACATACCGTGAACTAAAACTACTAAAACACCTAAGACACGAGAACTTGATTTGTCTACAGgatatatttctttctccatTGGAAGATATATATTTTGTCACGGAATTACAAGGCACAGATTTACATAGACTCTTGCAAACGAGACCCTTGGAAAAGCAATTCGTTCAGTATTTCCTATACCAGATTTTAAGGGGCCTCAAATACGTTCACTCTGCGGGTGTCATTCATAGAGATTTGAAACCAAGCAACATTCTAATCAATGAAAACTGtgatttgaagatttgTGATTTTGGTCTAGCAAGAATCCAAGATCCTCAAATGACAGGTTATGTTTCCACTAGGTACTACAGGGCCCCTGAAATCATGTTAACGTGGCAAAAATATGATGTTGAGGTCGATATTTGGTCCGCTGGTTGTATCTTTGCCGAAATGATTGAAGGTAAGCCTCTATTCCCCGGGAAAGATCATGTTCACCAATTTTCTATCATCACAGATTTGTTGGGATCGCCACCAAAGGACGTGATAAACACTATTTGTTCCGAAAACACTTTAAAATTTGTTACTTCGTTACCACATAGAGATCCAATTTCGTTTTCTGAAAGATTCAAAACAGTCGAACCCGATGCTGTAGATcttttagaaaaaatgttAGTTTTCGATCCTAAGAAGAGAATCACTGCGGCCGATGCTTTGGCACATCCTTACTTAGCTCCTTACCACGACCCTACAGATGAACCAGTAGCAGACGCCAAGTTTGATTGGCATTTCAATGACGCTGATTTGCCTGTCGACACCTGGCGTGTTATGATGTATTCAGAAATCCTAGACTTTCACAAGATTGGTGGCAGTGATGGACAGATTGATATATCCGCCACATTCGATGATCAAGTAGCCGCAGCAACCGCAGCTGCGGCCCAGGCTCAAGCGCAGGCTCAAGCACAAGTTCAGTTAAACATGTCTGCACATTCGCATAATGGCGCTGGCACCACTGCAAATAATCGCTCAGATATTGTTGGTGGAAATAAAGTTGCCGATCATGTCGCCGCAAATGACACCATTACCGATTACGGCAACCAAGCCATTCAGTACGCTAATGAGTTCCAACAATAA